The region GGCCTGCTCGTGACGCACCAGGATGTGCCTCACCCAGCCTTCGCTTTCAGCGATGTGCAGAGCGTCGTAAATCGGCAGGATCGCCCCGCCTGGGTAGCCGAAGATCATGTCCACCCCGTGGCGCCGCAGCGCATCCATCAACGCCGCAGCGCCGCTGATGGTCTGCGGTGCATTGGCATCCAGTCCACCGACAACCGTTGAGGCGGAAGTAAGGGTCACGGCAACTGGTCGGGAATGACCCACAAGGTTAAGGGCCTGCAGCTCTCCTGGCTTGCTCAGAGCAAACCGAGGGCATGCAGCGGGCCATGGCCGCTGATCAGCTCCAACAGAAACGCGGAAAAACCGAGCATGGCCAGGCGTCCGTTCCAAACCTCGGAACTGTTGTTCCAGCCCCATTCCCACTTTTCTTGGGGGTAGAGCTTCACTTTGGTGGGCAGTTCAGCCGCTGCGTCGAGGCTCACCTCAGGCCCCTCCAGGCTGCTGGTCACCAGATCCGCCAACCCCTCGATGAAGGGAGGGTAAGTATCAAGGGCACGCACCCTGCGGAAATTGACCACACCGGCTTCGGTGGCAAGCTCCCGGTATTCGATGTCGATCTCCTCGAGTGTTTCGATGTGCTCGCTGACGAAACTGATGGGCACCACCACTAGATCGTTGGTCTTGGCCTCCCCCAGTTGCTCGAGCGCCTCCTCGGTGTAGGGCTTCAGCCATTCCACCGGACCCACTCGGCTCTGATACGCGAGGGTGTGGGGGTTGGCATGGCCCATGTGCTCCGCCAGGGATTTCATGATCAGATCGGTGCAGGCCTCGATCTGCTGCTGATAGGGATCACCGGCTTCCTCCACGTAGCTCTTGGGCACGCCGTGGGCACTGAAAAAGACATGGGCCTTTTCCGGGTCGTCGCTGTTGCGCACCTCTTCGGCGATCAGCTCGGCCATCGCCTTGATGTAGCCGGGGTGGTCAAACCAACTGCGGATGCAGCGGATCGGAAGCTGTTCGAAGGCTGCATCGCCCTGACGCAGCCGCTGCAGTTCCCGGAAGCTGGAGCCGCTGGTGCTGATGGAGAAGTGGGGATAGAGCGGCAGCACCACCACCTCATCCATGCCATCCGCCTTCATGTCAGCCACGGCGGATTCCGTGAACGGATGCCAGTACCGCATCGCGACGTAGGTGGTGGCATCCAGTCCGCGGTGCCGCAGCAGACTCTGCAGCTCCCGGGCCTGCTGTTCGGTGATCCGGCGCAGGGGTGATCCGCCGCCGATGGAGCGATAGGCCTCCTGGGATTTACCGCTGCGAAGGGTGCTGATCAACCAGGCCAGGGGCTTCTGCAGGGCGGGGCTGGGTAGCCGGATGATCTCCGGGTCAGCAAACAGGTTGTAGAGAAACGGTCCGACATCCTGAATGCGTTCGGGTCCCCCCAGATTCAGCAGGACGACGCCGACGCGGGACATGCCAACAACCGTGAAATCAGGGGCTTGAGCGTAACCCGCGTCAACGTCATCTTGGGCGCTGAAGCCTCAGCTATGGACCTTCGCAACAGCCTGAATGCCCTCAACGCGCAGCTGGCTGTCCAGGGGACACGGCTGCGCATCGAGCAACGTGGCCAGGGCCTCAACCTGAGGGGACCGCTGCCGCTGCGGGACGAGCCATCCAAAACCAAGGTGCAGCGCATCAGCCTGGGGCTACGGGCCGATGCCGCTGGCCTGCAGGAGGCCAAGGAAACCCTGGATCAGGTTCAACGGCAGCTGGATCGTGACCGCTTCAACTGGGAGGACTGGCAGACCACGCCGCGCGGATCCACCGGAACCGGTGCAGACGCAGCGATCGGCTCCTTCGAACAAGCCTTTTTCAACGACCCCCGCCGCCGCCGCGCCGCCGCCGGCAGCCGCACCACCTGGAGTGGGGCCTACCTCCCCTATCTCAGACGCCTGCGCCACCTCAGCGGTGAAGCACCCCTCAACGCTGCATTGCTGCTGCAAACCCTGCGCAGTTATGAGGATGGAAGCCGCAGCCGCCAGCAGTGTTCCACGGCCCTCGCGGCCCTGGCCCAGCATCTCGGCCTTGCCCTGCCGGAGGACTGGCGACAGGAAGCCGGCGGCTACGGGCTGCACCGGGCACGCTTTCGGCAGCTGCCGACAGACGCGCAGATCCTCGAAGCGGTGCTGCGGATCCCCAACCCCCGATGGCGGCTGGCCTACGGCCTGATGGCCACCTATGGATTACGCAACCATGAGGTGTTTTTCTGCGATCTCAGTGCCTTGGCCGAGCACGGTGACCGGGTGATCCGGGTGCTGCCCAACACCAAAACAGGTGAACACCAGGTGTGGCCGTTCCAGCCGGAGTGGGTGGACCGCTTCAGCCTCACCAGCCTGGGAAGCCGTGAAGAGGCACTGCCGCAGATCCAGACCGATCTGCGCCGCACCACCCTGCAGCAGGTGGGGCGACGGGTGAGTGAACAGTTCCGCCGTTATGGCTTGCCGATCACCCCCTACGACCTGCGCCATGCCTGGGCGGTGCGCACCATCCACATCGGACTTCCCGATACCGTTGCCGCCAGGATGATGGGACACTCCGTGGCGATTCACACCCGCACGTATCACCACTGGATCACCCGGCGTGATCAGCAGCAGGCGGTGGATGCAGCCCTGGCACGCCAGCAGGCCTGATGAGCTCCTTTCTGCGGCCACTAGCCTATCGGCATCGCTGGATCTACGACCTGGTGACGGCCGTCTCGTCGTTGAGTGTCGGCGGGGTGGAGCGGTTGCGCGGGCTTGGGTTGGAGGCTTTAGGCCCCCATCTGAGCCCGGACGCCGCCGTGCTGGACCTCTGCTGCGGCAGTGGCGAGGCGGCCGCCCCCTGGCTGGAGGCCGGCTACCGCGTGACAGGGCTCGACATCTCACCCCGTGCCCTTGCCCTGGCGGCGCAACGGCATCCCGCGATGACCCGGGTGGAGGGATTAGCGGAAGACCCACCACTGGCGGATGCAAGCTTCGCGGCCATCCAGCTGAGTGTGGCCCTGCACGAATTCCCGCGAACCGACCGGGAGGCGGTGCTGCGCAGCTGTCTGCGGCTGCTGCAACCCGGTGGCTGGCTGGTGGTGGTGGACCTGCACCCAGCAGGGCCATGGCTGCGGCTGCCGCAGCAGCTGTTCTGTGCGTTGTTTGAAACCGATACCGCCACCGCCATGCTGGAGGACGACCTCCCCGCACAGCTGAAGCAACTGGGTTTCTCTGCCGTGAACCAGGAGCTGTTGGCGGGTCAGGCTTTGCAACGCATCACCGCAACCCGTTCCGCAGACAGCACGCCCTCATGAGCAGCAGTGACCTCGATCAATCCGCCGCCGAACTGGGCATGGGAGGCAATCTCGCCCCTGAAACCGACGATGCCGGTTACCGCAAGCGGATGGAACGGCGCCAGCAGGTGCAGAAACAACGGGTGGAAGAACGCAACAAAGAAAAGGGATTAGTGCTGGTGTTCACCGGCCAGGGCAAGGGCAAAACCACCGCTGGGCTGGGGCTGGTGTTGCGCAGCCTGGGCCATGGCGAGCGGGTGGCGATCGTGCAGTTCATCAAGGGGGGATGGGAACCCGGCGAAGCACGGGCGCTGAAAGCCTTCGGCGATCAGGTGAGCTGGCATGCCCTTGGCGAAGGGTTCACCTGGGAAACCCAGGACCGGGAACGGGATCAACAGCTGGTGGAAGAGGCCTGGCAGACCGCCCTGGGGTACCTGCGTGATGGTGCCGTGAAGCTGGTGCTGCTGGACGAGCTGAATGTGGCCCTGAAGCTGGGCTACATCAATGCCGAAACGGTGATTGACGGTTTGAACGAGCGCCCGGAGCTCACTCATGCGGCAGTGACCGGCCGCGGGGCGCCGGCAGCCCTGGTGGAGAGAGCTGATCTGGTGACGGAGATGACCCTGGTGCACCACCCGTTCCGCGAGCAGGGCGTCAAGGCCCAGGCCGGCATCGAATACTGATAAGGACGATCAGGCTGTTGCTTCTAGATCCTCGTTGAGACGCTTGGTGGCTTCCGTCAATACGGAGAGGCCACTCACCAGCAGGGCCCGATGCACCACAGGATCCTTCCAGCAAGCGGGATCTCGGCTGGCCCGTTCCAGGGCCGACAGAGTCAGCCTGGCCATTACACCGCTGTGACTGCTTTCGGTTTCTGGCATCCGGTCGGAACGGTTCACCCATCCAAACGAGGCCAGGGTGATCTGGCCAGTGCTTGCTACTGTCGTTTGGATCTGGGATCTGGATGACCTATTCCCGTGTGCTGCTGAAGCTCAGTGGCGAAGCCCTGATGGGTACGCAGGGTTACGGAATCGACCCCGCCATTGTGAATTCAGTCGCGTCCGATGTCGCCAAGGTGGTGGCCGGGGGCACGGAACTGGCCATCGTGGTGGGCGGCGGCAACATCTTCCGTGGCCTCAAGGGTTCTGCGGCTGGAATGGAGCGGGCCACGGCGGACTACGTCGGCATGTTGGCCACGGTGATGAATGCCATCACCTTGCAGGACGGCTTGGAGCGGGCCGGGGTCCCCACCAGGGTGCAAACGGCCATTGCGATGCAGGAAGTTGCGGAGCCCTACATCCGCCGCAAGGCGATGCGCCATCTGGAGAAGGGTCGGGTGGTGGTGTTCGGCGCCGGTTGCGGCAATCCCTTCTTCACCACCGACACCACCGCCGCCCTGCGGGCCGCTGAAATCAATGCCGATGTGGTGTTCAAAGCCACCAAGGTGGATGGTGTGTACGACAAGGATCCGGCCAAACATGCTGATGCGGTGAAGCATGCCCATCTCACCTATCAGGATGTGCTGAGCGGTGAATTGGCCGTGATGGACAGCACCGCCATTGCCTTGTGCAAAGACAACAACATTCCGATTGTTGTTTTCAACCTGTTTGAACCTGGCAACATCGGCAGAGCAGTGGCAGGTGAACCGATCGGATCCCGCATCGGCAATCCCGCCTGACAACGCAGCCACGCCTGCACGCCTCCCTTAACAGCAACCATGTCGACCCAGGACCTCGAAGCCAGCATGCGCAAGTCGGTGGAGGCCACCCAGCGCAACTTCAACACGATCCGCACCGGCCGGGCCAATTCCTCCCTGCTGGATCGGATCAGCGTGGAGTACTACGGCGCCGAGACACCGCTGAAATCACTTGCCACGTTGTCGACCCCGGATTCCCAGACGATCCAGATCCAGCCGTTCGACATCAGTGCTTTGGCCTCAATTGAGAAGGCGATCGCCATGAGCGAACTGGGCTTCACCCCCAACAACGACGGCAAGATCATCCGCATCAACGTGCCGCCCCTCACCGAAGAACGGCGCAAGGAGTTCTGCAAGCTGGCGTCGAAGTACGCAGAAGAAGGCAAGGTGGCCCTGCGCAATCTGCGCCGCGACGCGATCGACAAGATCAAGAAGCAGGAAAAGGACGGCGACTTCTCAGAAGATCAGAGCCGTGATGAACAGGATGCCGTTCAAAAAACCCTCGACACGTTCATCGCCGAACTGGAAAAGCACCTGGCTGACAAGGAAGCCGACATCCTCAAGGTGTGAGCAACGGATCGGAGCGGATCCATGATGCGCTGATCGTCGGGTCCGGTGCCGCGGGAGGTGCGGCAGCGTTTCATCTGGCGGCAGCGGGTCACGACGTGCTGGTGCTGGAGCGCGACGCCGAGCCGCGGATCAAACACTGCGGCGGTGGCATGGCCGCTTCGGTGCAGCAATGGTTCCCGTTTTCATTGGAACCGGCGGTGGAACAGGTGATCCGCCGGGTGGATTTCAGCTGGTGCCTGGAGGATCCGGTGGTCGCGGAACTGCCGGGGGATGCACCGTTCTGGATCGTGCGCCGCGAAAGGCTGGATCAATTGCTGGCGGATCAGGCGATGCTGGCTAGAGCCGAACGACGTGCCGGCGTTGCGGTGAACGGCATCAACCGCAACGGAGACGTGTGGGAGGTGACGGCAACGGATGGTCGCCGTTGGCAGACCAAGGCCGTGGTGATCGCCGATGGGTCGGGGTCACCCTGGCCGCAACGACTTGGGCTAGGAGCCAAGAAACCACAAATGGCCTCCACGATGTCGGTACGACTGGAAGGCCAGGGCAATCTCGCGGATGGCAGCACCCGTTTTGAATTCGGCCTGGTGAAACAGGGCTTCGCCTGGGCGTTTCCGATTGCCGGTGGCGTGAACATCGGCGTGGGCAGCTTCATCGGCAAGCAGGATGCCGATCCGGAGCAGGTGTTGGCGCAACTGCTGCCGGACCTTGGCTTCGCTGCTGATGCCGGCATGCGTCAACGGGGCCAACTGCGGGTTTGGAACGGCCATCACTGCCTTGATGGCGTAGGGATTGTGGTGGTGGGTGATGCTGCGTCACTGTGCGACCCCTTTCTGGCGGAGGGGCTGAGGCCTGCCCTGATGAGTGGCTGTGAAGCTGCCGCTCATCTGAACCAGTGGTTGCGTGGCGACCAGCCTGATCTGCGGGGCTACACCCAAAGCATGCGCGAGCGCTGGGGCGAATCGATGGCCTGGGGCCGGCGCATCGCCCAGGTGTTTTACCGATTCCCTGGTGTGGGCTATCAACTTGGCATCAAGCGCCCCACAGCCCCAAAGCGTATCGCCCAGATCCTCTCCGGCGAGATGGGTTACGGCGACATCGCCCAACGGGTGATCCGCAGGCTGTTGCTGCAACGCAACTAAAGCTCAAGGCTGAGTTGTTGCACCCCGCCGTCAACGGAGCGCTTCTGTTGACGGCGACGGGTGGTGGGTTTGAGACCCGCTTTACGGGAGCCGTGCATGCGCTGAATAGCATCGGCATGGCGATCAAAACCGGCTGAGCGACGGATCGCCCAGATGCGGTCTTTGGCTTGCTGCATCGACACGGTGACGTCAACGATCGGTGCTGGCATGCCACCCCCCAACATCCAGGGCTCATGGATGTGAATCGTGGGCACCTCCTTCAGTTCTGGGCACCACTGACGGATGAACACGCCCTCTGGGTCGTGGTCCATGCCCTGCTTGATCGGGTTGTAGATCCGAATCGTGTTGATCGACGTGCTGCCCGACTGCATCTGACACTGGCTCCAGTGAATCCCCGGCTCGTAATCGACAAACTGGCGCGCCAAATGCAGGCCGCTGTCCCGCCAGGGCAGCCAGAGGTTGTAACTGGCGAAGGACATCAACATCGCCCGCATGCGGAAGTTGATCCAACCATGGGCCCGCAGAGCGCGCATGCAGGCATCGACAAAAGGCACGCCAGTGCGGCCTTCGCTCCAGGCCCTCAAGCGCTCGGCATCCATCTCGCGAATGCCCCGCATGAACGGATGGAAATCGCTGAACTCAATCGCCGGCTGATCCTCCAGCTTCTGGATGAAGTGGCAGTGCCAGTGCAGCCGTGATACAAAACTGCTGACGCCGCGGCCGCTGCATGTGCGGCTGGTCTGCAGCACCTCGCGCATCGAGAGGCAGCCCCAGGTGAGGTACGCCGACAGGCGCGAACAACCCGTGAATGCCGTGTTGGGACTCGACATCGCCCGTGGATAGCGCGGAGTCCGGTGCTGCAGAAAATCGCGCAACTCCCCCAGGCCGATCGACCGCCCACCGTTCTGCCGCTTCGGACACCCATCCGAAAGCAGGTCTGAACAGGGCCGCTCCGGAATCACGCTGGGATCAATGCCCTCCAAAGCGGGCAGGCCAGCAGGGGCTGGTGTGATCGGCTCCGCCATCTGCGCCTCCCAGCGCTTGGCCCAGCCATTGCGGCTGCGCATCCGCCGCGTCACCCCGAATTGGGGAATTTCACGCCACTGAATGCCATTCGCTTGCGCCCAGGCCCCCACGCGTTTGTCGCGCTGATACGTCCAGCCGTTGCCGGTTTCCTCATGGCTCCACAGCCCATCGATGCCGAACTGGCGTCGGGCCCGCTCCAGCACCCGCACAACATCACCTGAGCGCACCACCAACGGTTGGCCGAGGTCCGCCAGGGCCTGGCGCAACTCCAGCAGCGACTCACGGCAAAACAACCACTGCCGCTCGGAAGCATCGGGCTGCTGCCACAGTTCCGGCTCCACCACATAGAGCGGAAGCACAGGCCCATGGGCTGCCGCTTCCAGCAAGGGTCGGTGGTCATCGACCCGCAGATCGCGCTTAAACCAGACGATCTGCGGAGACGACAACGGG is a window of Synechococcus sp. A15-24 DNA encoding:
- the hemH gene encoding ferrochelatase, which codes for MSRVGVVLLNLGGPERIQDVGPFLYNLFADPEIIRLPSPALQKPLAWLISTLRSGKSQEAYRSIGGGSPLRRITEQQARELQSLLRHRGLDATTYVAMRYWHPFTESAVADMKADGMDEVVVLPLYPHFSISTSGSSFRELQRLRQGDAAFEQLPIRCIRSWFDHPGYIKAMAELIAEEVRNSDDPEKAHVFFSAHGVPKSYVEEAGDPYQQQIEACTDLIMKSLAEHMGHANPHTLAYQSRVGPVEWLKPYTEEALEQLGEAKTNDLVVVPISFVSEHIETLEEIDIEYRELATEAGVVNFRRVRALDTYPPFIEGLADLVTSSLEGPEVSLDAAAELPTKVKLYPQEKWEWGWNNSSEVWNGRLAMLGFSAFLLELISGHGPLHALGLL
- a CDS encoding site-specific integrase is translated as MDLRNSLNALNAQLAVQGTRLRIEQRGQGLNLRGPLPLRDEPSKTKVQRISLGLRADAAGLQEAKETLDQVQRQLDRDRFNWEDWQTTPRGSTGTGADAAIGSFEQAFFNDPRRRRAAAGSRTTWSGAYLPYLRRLRHLSGEAPLNAALLLQTLRSYEDGSRSRQQCSTALAALAQHLGLALPEDWRQEAGGYGLHRARFRQLPTDAQILEAVLRIPNPRWRLAYGLMATYGLRNHEVFFCDLSALAEHGDRVIRVLPNTKTGEHQVWPFQPEWVDRFSLTSLGSREEALPQIQTDLRRTTLQQVGRRVSEQFRRYGLPITPYDLRHAWAVRTIHIGLPDTVAARMMGHSVAIHTRTYHHWITRRDQQQAVDAALARQQA
- a CDS encoding class I SAM-dependent methyltransferase, producing MSSFLRPLAYRHRWIYDLVTAVSSLSVGGVERLRGLGLEALGPHLSPDAAVLDLCCGSGEAAAPWLEAGYRVTGLDISPRALALAAQRHPAMTRVEGLAEDPPLADASFAAIQLSVALHEFPRTDREAVLRSCLRLLQPGGWLVVVDLHPAGPWLRLPQQLFCALFETDTATAMLEDDLPAQLKQLGFSAVNQELLAGQALQRITATRSADSTPS
- the cobO gene encoding cob(I)yrinic acid a,c-diamide adenosyltransferase, with translation MSSSDLDQSAAELGMGGNLAPETDDAGYRKRMERRQQVQKQRVEERNKEKGLVLVFTGQGKGKTTAGLGLVLRSLGHGERVAIVQFIKGGWEPGEARALKAFGDQVSWHALGEGFTWETQDRERDQQLVEEAWQTALGYLRDGAVKLVLLDELNVALKLGYINAETVIDGLNERPELTHAAVTGRGAPAALVERADLVTEMTLVHHPFREQGVKAQAGIEY
- the pyrH gene encoding UMP kinase, translating into MTYSRVLLKLSGEALMGTQGYGIDPAIVNSVASDVAKVVAGGTELAIVVGGGNIFRGLKGSAAGMERATADYVGMLATVMNAITLQDGLERAGVPTRVQTAIAMQEVAEPYIRRKAMRHLEKGRVVVFGAGCGNPFFTTDTTAALRAAEINADVVFKATKVDGVYDKDPAKHADAVKHAHLTYQDVLSGELAVMDSTAIALCKDNNIPIVVFNLFEPGNIGRAVAGEPIGSRIGNPA
- the frr gene encoding ribosome recycling factor yields the protein MSTQDLEASMRKSVEATQRNFNTIRTGRANSSLLDRISVEYYGAETPLKSLATLSTPDSQTIQIQPFDISALASIEKAIAMSELGFTPNNDGKIIRINVPPLTEERRKEFCKLASKYAEEGKVALRNLRRDAIDKIKKQEKDGDFSEDQSRDEQDAVQKTLDTFIAELEKHLADKEADILKV
- a CDS encoding geranylgeranyl reductase family protein, which translates into the protein MSNGSERIHDALIVGSGAAGGAAAFHLAAAGHDVLVLERDAEPRIKHCGGGMAASVQQWFPFSLEPAVEQVIRRVDFSWCLEDPVVAELPGDAPFWIVRRERLDQLLADQAMLARAERRAGVAVNGINRNGDVWEVTATDGRRWQTKAVVIADGSGSPWPQRLGLGAKKPQMASTMSVRLEGQGNLADGSTRFEFGLVKQGFAWAFPIAGGVNIGVGSFIGKQDADPEQVLAQLLPDLGFAADAGMRQRGQLRVWNGHHCLDGVGIVVVGDAASLCDPFLAEGLRPALMSGCEAAAHLNQWLRGDQPDLRGYTQSMRERWGESMAWGRRIAQVFYRFPGVGYQLGIKRPTAPKRIAQILSGEMGYGDIAQRVIRRLLLQRN
- a CDS encoding deoxyribodipyrimidine photo-lyase, yielding MSSPQIVWFKRDLRVDDHRPLLEAAAHGPVLPLYVVEPELWQQPDASERQWLFCRESLLELRQALADLGQPLVVRSGDVVRVLERARRQFGIDGLWSHEETGNGWTYQRDKRVGAWAQANGIQWREIPQFGVTRRMRSRNGWAKRWEAQMAEPITPAPAGLPALEGIDPSVIPERPCSDLLSDGCPKRQNGGRSIGLGELRDFLQHRTPRYPRAMSSPNTAFTGCSRLSAYLTWGCLSMREVLQTSRTCSGRGVSSFVSRLHWHCHFIQKLEDQPAIEFSDFHPFMRGIREMDAERLRAWSEGRTGVPFVDACMRALRAHGWINFRMRAMLMSFASYNLWLPWRDSGLHLARQFVDYEPGIHWSQCQMQSGSTSINTIRIYNPIKQGMDHDPEGVFIRQWCPELKEVPTIHIHEPWMLGGGMPAPIVDVTVSMQQAKDRIWAIRRSAGFDRHADAIQRMHGSRKAGLKPTTRRRQQKRSVDGGVQQLSLEL